From the Oryzias melastigma strain HK-1 linkage group LG13, ASM292280v2, whole genome shotgun sequence genome, the window CTCCTTCAGGTCCTGCCTGAGAACGCAGACCCACAGCAATCAGAACCGGTCCGGGAGCAGAACTGGGCCGGCGGCGGAGGCTCTTACTTCTTCAGGTGCATGACGACCTGCGGCAGCAGCGTGAGCTTCTTCAGCGCCGGCTTCTTCTGCTTGTTCAGCGTCCGGTCCTCCTGTCAGACAGACCGGGTCAGcgggcttttactttgaaggagCAGGCTTTTACTGTGAAGGCGGCAGACCTCGGCGGCTTCGTTCATCTTGGTGATCATGGCGCTGACCACGTCGTCGGCGTCACTGATGAAGGTGCCGCCGTCGCGGTGCCGCCGGCGCCGGCTGTTCATGGCCTTCCTCTTGGCAAGCATCACGTCGAAGTCGGACATGAAGCTGGTGCTGCGTGCACGTACATGCACACCGTCAACACGCGCGctcagaagccccgcccacccgGTGAGGACACTCACTCCTGCCCGCCGCGCTCCACGCCCTCGTCAGAGTCCGACTCCTCCACCTGCGGCCGCTCCTTGGACTCCTTCTTGTCGGCATCCAGGTCTTCCTGGTTGAAGCCCTGCAGGAGGAAGGGGAGGAGCCTGTGAGGAGGCGGGGCACCACACTTCCTGCCCCGCCCCCACATACGCTAAATTTACCgtaaactcctcctcctcctcgtctccgGACTCCCCGAAGATGTCAGCGATCATTTTCCTGCGTCAGAGATCAGAATCAGAACAACGAACCAGAACTTCCTGCGAGTTCTGAACCAGGAAGTGGGTTCGATTCCTGAACACGCCACACGGACCGGTTCAGGAACCGGGACGACACGGATTGCGTCTTGATGTGAGGTTTCTATCtgtgggtcacatgacctcctGCAGGAGCGCCGACTCACTCCTCCTCGTCTCCGGATTCGCTGTCGCTCCCGAACAGCGCCTTCTCCTTGTCCTGCTGCTTccctggccccgccccctcgcGCTCGTCCTCGCTGCTGCTGTCCGAGCCCAGCTCCTTCAGCTTGGCCGCCAGGCTCCTGTCCGGACCCACCGAGTCGTCGCTGTCCGAGTTCTCCTCGTCTGAAACGGCCCGGCTCCTCTTCGGCGCTGAGGACGGAAGACAGACGGCaggagtgaggaggaggaggtggtggaggaagaggaggaggaagaggaagaagaggaggaggaagagtaggaggagaaggaagaagaggaggaagaggaagagtaggaggagaaggaagagtaggaggaagaggaagagtaggaggagaaggaagagtaggaggagaaggaagaggaggaggaagaggaagagtaggaggagaaggaagagtaggaggagaaggaagaggaggaggaagaggaggaggaggtggaggaagNNNNNNNNNNNNNNNNNNNNNNNNNNNNNNNNNNNNNNNNNNNNNNNNNNNNNNNNNNNNNNNNNNNNNNNNNNNNNNNNNNNNNNNNNNNNNNNNNNNNNNNNNNNNNNNNNNNNNNNNNNNNNNNNNNNNNNNNNNNNNNNNNNNNNNNNNNNNNNNNNNNNNNNNNNNNNNNNNNNNNNNNNNNNNNNNNNNNNNNNNNNNNNNNNNNNNNNNNNNNNNNNNNNNNNNNNNNNNNNNNNNNNNNNNNNNNNNNNNNNNNNNNNNNNNNNNNNNNNNNNNNNNNNNNNNNNNNNNNNNNNNNNNNNNNNNNNNNNNNNNNNNNNNNNNNNNNNNNNNNNNNNNNNNNNNNNNNNNNNNNNNNNNNNNNNNNNNNNNNNNNNNNNNNNNNNNNNNNNNNNNNNNNNNNNgaggaggaggaagaggaggaggagaaggaagaggaggaggaggaagaggaagaggNNNNNNNNNNNNNNNNNNNNNNNNNNNNNNNNNNNNNNNNNNNNNNNNNNaggaagaggaggaggaagaggaagaggaggaggaggaggaggaagagtaggaggaggaggaggaggaagaagaggaggaggaagaggagaaggaagaggaggaagaggaggagcgcCGTGATGCGAAGGAGGCGTGGAAAAGGCCTCACCTGGTTTGTCtgccttctcctcctcctcgtcctcgcTGTCCGACAGGACGGCCTTCTTCCTCTtggctgcaaacacaaacagaagaaagaCCTTCATCTTCGTCATCTGATGGTTCCTCAGCTGAAGTTGGTTGGAGGAAGTGAAGAACCGTGGATCTCCTGAGACGCTGCAGCACAGCTCAGGTCTCCTTTGACCGGGACGTCCCTGAAGGCATCACGGCTCTTTCCCTCTGCAGCGTCTCTGGATCCATGGATGAACTCAGGTGAACTCTGGACTTTGACTGGATAAATCTGGATTTTCTGAcctggacttttattttgaaaagctgaaaCAAAGGTCGGCGAGCGCCGTTTCCGAGGTAACAGCCCCCACGGAGCGCCCCGACCTGCTGATGGTGAAGGTTTGGAAACATGGCTGCACTAAACAGCCTCAGTGGGCGTGTCCTAGCGACAGGTGTGGCCTGTGAGGGAGGGGTTTGAGGATGTCATCCATACTAAAAATGGTgtctgtggtcacatgaccacagtgTCACACCACGACtgcactgagcatgctcagaagAACCTCAGGTTTGAGCATGTCTCGTCAGGTCAGCTGCTGGTTCTAATCCTGACCCAACAGAACCAGCTCCTGTAAAGGAACAGAGAGGCGGAGCCAACGCCCGAATGCTGGTTCTGAATACGCCGGTCTCAGTCTGGATCTTTCCTCTGAGATGGACCGTGAGTCGGACTCCTAGAGGAGAACCTACAGAGCTCCTCACGATCCATCACAGGCGGTCGGCTCAGAACCCAAAGTTCTGGAACCGTGACGGTCTCGGTTCCACCATCAGAACTTCACCAACCTGGTTTCTCCTCCTCGCTGTCGtccctcctcttctcctcctcttcatcactccCAGCAGCAGCGCTCCTCTggcgccccccctccccctcctcctcgcTGTCAGACTCCATGACTCCCGTCCACTTGCCCCCCCCGCGCCCCTCCTCctgcttctcctcttcctcagagtCTATCTGGGCGCTCTTCCTCCTGCTCGCCGTCTCGGCGTCAGAGTCACTGTTCGGCAACGCCGGCGCTTTGGCGTCCTCGTCCTCTGAGTCGGAGTTTGGGGCGGGTTTgggtgactccgccccctcctccAGGTCCGAGCTGCTCCCCCGGCGTTTGACGGGGGACGAGTGATCCTCGTTGTCCGAGCCGCTGAGGCGCCGTTTCTGCGGCGACTCCTCGTCCTCTGAGCCGCTGGACCGCCGTTTCACCGGAGAGTCGTCGTCGCTGTcagcagggggcggggcctcgcCGTCAGAGTCGCTTTTGTTCTCGTTGTTGGGGCTCCCGGGGGCCTCAGAGTCGCTGTCAGAGCCGCTGGCCCCGCCCCTCTCCGTAGCAGGGGGCGGGTCTTCATCGTTGGTGCCTTCatcctgcagaaacacagaggCTGGTCTGACGGAACCACGAGAGAACCAACAGAACTGGATCGGGTCTGACCTGGAATAATCTGATCCTGGATCGGGTCTGACCTGGAATAATCTGATCCTGGATCGGGTCTGACCTGGAATAATCTGATCCTGGATCGGGTTTGACCTGGAATAATCTGATCCTGGATCAGGTTTGACCTAGAATAATCTCATCCTGGATCAAGTTTAACCTGGAATAATCTGATCCTGGGTCAAGTTTAACCTGGAATAATCTGATCCTGGATCAAGTTTAACCTGGAATAATCTGATCCTGGATCAGGTCTGACCTGGAATAATCTGATCCTGGATCGGGTCTGACCTGGAATAATCTGATCCTGGATCGGGTCTGACCTGGAATAATCTGATCCTGAATCAGGTTTGACCTGGAATAATCTCATCCTGGATCAAGTTTAACCTGGAATAATCTGATCCTGGATCAGGTTTGACCTGGAATAATCTGATCCTGGATCAGGTTTGACCTGGAATAATCTGATCCTGGATCAAGTTTAACCTGGAATAATCTGATCCTGGATCATGTTTGACCCAGAAAACATGTTGAAACtgattcatcttttttctttgaggGATAATCCAAAAGGACACCAGTCTGAATGATCTCCTCTTATGATCTAAAAGAAACTTCATCGACTCTTCATTGTCTAATATCTACATTTTTCACTATATTTCTATTCCAGATTCCCTATAGAATCAATCGAATGTAATACACGTATATTTCTCTCAAAGGTTAAGGGAACCTGAACTCAATGTGACACGCCGAGCTCCATGTATGTCAGAGTGTCACGTGTTAATAAAATCCCATTAATCTGAACGACAGACCATAATAGACAAGGAGATCCGACTGAACCAAAAACAACCATCACTGATCCAGACCTCCGACTGGCGGCTGGGGCTCCTCGTCTCCTCCTCGCCGTCTGACAGCGGGTGTTCGTCCTGGACCGGAGTACCGCCGCCGTCATCTGTGAGCACAACAGGAAGTTCATCATGACCAGACGTGACAGGAAGATTCCCTTCGTGAGAGGACAGACAGATTTCAGTAGAGGGATACCGAGCTGAAGTTAGTTGGATGTTGGATACTcgactagagctgccacgattagtcgactataaaCGGTCGACGACAaattaaatagtcgattagtttttcctttatgtTATATGTAGTCAGACTGCAGTAAAGTTGAacgttataatgacattctgctcgatttttggactattttgacatttattaaggtttttttaggccgttttggagtttagctaatattatagccacatgctagctgttttggctaatataggattttttcagttttttaggctagtttgaaGTTAgcctaatatttccgctacatgacAGGTGTTCTGGCTATCTTAggttattttaggctaatttgggaatgaactaatattttagctgcctttcagcttcagcatcttcagctgccaaattcagcgtACAGCCTTCACAccaacattattgcaggtaatgctggtGTCTAACTTAGTTTAAAGTTGATGCtagttaaaatgtatgttttacatccacttcaTGCATGAcctgatcagtcgactaatcagaaaaaacaatCGTCTGTGGCCACACTAAAGTCGACAGATATTCGCTCCAGGAACACTGAGGCACTCAGTCCAAAAGAAGAGTCAGTGTAGCTGGTTGTACGAGGTAAGATGTGTCAGTTAACATTTGCACTGAAATTTAGGGACTGTCAACAAATTAAGTACAATTTTAATGTGAATGTTCGCTTTTTTCTCCAATAGCTTTTGAGGTTTTAGTCCAAAAGTTAAAAAGCTATTAgagaaaaacgtgaaaatctactctaaaaatgtgactaaaattagaaaacgCATCAAAAGCTAATCCAAACTGTTGACCTGGATAGTTCTTATTCAGTTTTACTATTCTGGAGTGATTTGGACGGATTAGGTCAAAAACCTTAGACtctattggagaaaaaaagagaacattgaCTTTAGAATTGTTCttaatttgttgacggtccctaaattTGAACACAGACTTTTACCGTCACACCTTCCTAGAACAACCCGCTAGACTGACTCTTCTTTCGGATCGAGTGCCGCAGTATTCCCGGAGCGAATATCCAACTAAGTTCACCTCGGTTAGGAGGGAGATATTCTGAGAAGCTCCAGCTTCATCTTCTCCAGAGATGCTGGGATGTTGTGAAGGACCGGATTTAGAGCCGTTTTCTGTCAGACTAAACCGGTGCAGCTGCAGGGAAATTACCAAATGAACCCGCGGAGGATAATTCAGGGACCAAATCACAGCAAACACGCGGACAAGACCGTCGGAACGAGCTGCTGTCAGCTCAGGTCCCGTTGATTTCCGCGGTAAACGTGACGCAGTCGGTGACGCTGCGAGCTAACGGCGCTACAACCAAAGCGAAACCTCTCACAGACCCGCCACTGAAACCGGTGTCTGGCTCCGTATTCAGTCTGGATGCCCCACGAACCAGACCGTTAATGTTCGGGCCCAGTTCTGAAGAGAAACGAACCGGGTTACATAACCGGGCTTGTTGTTGTTAGCGCGCTAGCTGCGTGTTAGCACGGGAAACAAAGCGCTTCACCTGAGCGGCTCCCGGACACGAAGTCGTCCTCGTCCCGGTCCATCCTTCAGACGAATGCAGACCCGGTTCGGATGTGGGGGCCGGCCCCGAACCTCGCTCGATTCGGATGAATATTGTTCAGGATCCAGAAAAGAAGAAACCGATATGAGCTAACAGTTCTACGCCAAAGGAAACTTGCGCATGCGTTCAGGTACGTCGCACAGTAATGacgtaacattttttttccacaatcaaactttattgctTAAGAGAGTGTGAAACAAAAAGTGTCTTTTCTGGTTTAATACCCCCTCACCATGAGCTTGAATTCCgacacatttttagaataattcGATGATTTTATTTGATATGTATTGTCATTCTTTACTTGGCTgtgattttacacattttgtgATCATATGTTAGAACTTTTTATCTGTGTAGTTTAAAAAGGATCTGAACAGAACACAAAACAGTGatgacataaatataaatccaaGCAGAGTCatgaaaactttattagcaCAAACAGCTAAAGGTTTTGGTGTTACGTTTTTGGTTGAGATAATTGATGTTCACAGTATATGTAGCAGCTGTTTAAAATGAACatagataaatataaataacaatagaaaagaaaggaaaaaatacacaataacaaaaaagttcaaattaaataaaacaagattaaaataagataaaataaaggaGATACATAGGCGATAAAATGagcattaaatcaggggttataaaaaaaacatacattataTTTGATTGATACATTTGATTGCAGGTTTATTTTCCATTAAGTTTAGAGATGAAAAGAATAAGCAAAGTTGTttatgaaatgtgaaaaaagatgGTTTGGCTTGAAGAAATTgatatttgtgtttatgtgtttaCCCAGGATAATTAAAgcaatttctgtgtttttgtttttcaaaataaacccaaaaatcacatccttaaaaacaaaacctgctaAGCATGGAATTTTAGGGATCAGCCAATAATGCACATCGTCCCAAAAGAGATTGGAGTAAACATTCAACGATTAccaatatccttttttttaaatcaatatccTCATGATTAAAAAGACCAACAACTTTCACAAATTCCAAACTGTTTCCAGAGTAATTCTTTGGAGGatgtcaaactcgatcacacgGGGCCAAAATCATAAACACACCTTCGGTCGCAGGCccaacaattcaattcaattgtatttatatagcccaaaatcacaaagaaaattgcttCATTaagcttcatgccggtaattttacagaagaagataaacatttattgaacactctaaaactacatttttaaaactttaaaactctaactttttaacataattatgaataataaaaaggcaggaatattattccagaataaatcaacttaaaccttaaataactttcaatataaaaatctattttttttaaattatacaagttagaaatgagcgcaagataacatcgggttattaataacaataaaataatccggccctctgggtaattctaatGCTATTCTAATCCATGGAGCATTTTAACTAGGAAAAAGCAAATACCGCTATCTATAAATACTTattcataataaattaaaagaagttttattataaaatattacataaaattTTCCCAGTCAAAGATACATTGAGTTTTAAAACTGACATGGACTTGTTGACATAGTCATTGACATAGTCTCGTATTTATGTCACTCGAGTAGagacaatttttcatttattctgtttcatttattctgttattatgttaaagattttatacTGATAatacattaatacattttaaaaattttaatagtcacatttttttttaatttcttattacatattttttacatacATACGTTACATACGTTTTTATAGAagctagaaaaaaattaagatctgtttcattaaaattatttcaaagggttttttctgactattttttcttataaatataaaattttgaTGATAAGGTGAGTTATATATGCTTCATCGGAGTGGAGAACCGaatggttaaaaacaaatgttcatttttacccATAAAGCTGAATGTTAATTTTAGTttgaacaataaagtttgaagggaaaaaatgtGACGTCAGAACCGAGCGACTCGGGAAGGAGAATCACGTGGATCTGGTCCGGTCCAGGTCCGTGTTCCGCTTCCAGCAGCTGTGACCCGCGGGGATGGGGGACCGCAGCCGGCTGTGTTCGGTGTGGCTCGGTTCGGAAACCGGGATCCTGAAGGGCATCAGCCTGACCCGGAAGCAGGCCTTCAACTTCTGTGACACGCGCCAGCTGAGCCGGGACCAGGAGGTCCGCGCGCTGTGCTGGGGCGACCCGGCGGAAAGCGAGCTGCTGCTGGGCTTAGTGGACGGAACCGTCCGAACTTTCAGCACCGAAAAGGGGGCGTTCACGGACGCGCGGCGCTGCGGGGACCCGCAGGACGGATGCTTCGCGGGTCTCGCGGCGCTCGGCGGCTCCACGCTGGTCTCGTGCACGGAGAGCGGCGCGGTGCGCGTGTGGGCTGAGGACAGCCGCGAGCCCGTCACCCAGCTGGAGGCGGGAAAGGCAGTGTGCCGGATGAGACAGAGCCCGGTGGACCGGAACAAGGTGGCCACCGGCGGGAAGGAGAACGGCCTGAAGATCTGGGACCTGCAGCGGCCCGAGGGGGCGCTGTTCTCCGCCAAGAACCTCCGGGACGACTGGCTGGCCCTGCGGCGGCCGCACTGGGTCCGGGACATGGCCTTCATGCCGGACTCGGACAAGGTGGTGACGTGTACGGGCTACCATCAGGTGGGTGGAGCCGGTTTGGGAAAATGTATTCAATGATAAAAACAATAGTTATGATGTTTAAGACAAAAATCTGTGAATTTACCAATAATCCACTTGGTTTGTTAAACCTCGACAGCTGCTATTCTTCCCGGGGTCCCACTCTCTTAAAGCCACAAATACAATAACAAATACACACGTACATGTATGCACTCTCTACAAAAATAACATGACAATAATAGAATAACAATTCCGACACAAAATACTCCNNNNNNNNNNNNNNNNNNNNNNNNNNNNNNNNNNNNNNNNNNNNNNNNNNNNNNNNNNNNNNNNNNNNNAGTTCCAGTCTAACATTCCTCGTCCTCTTATGTGGACataaaaagtattaataaattgtatttatttcattaaatattgtggtacactgtaaaaagtgaaacatgttATTGGTGTTCATCgaataaacattttatatttgataaaaactatttttaaatgtagcaaattacagaacttttgttagttGATCAATGTTTACGTTTTACAGTGtagaatcattttatttattaaagggGTGGAGCCTAATGAGTGTATTTGTTTTggacttttaatttttcttttattttaaagttacaacATTTGTATTTACGGAGAAACAGTATAAACTAAATCGTAGGGTGTAATGGATCACTCACGcttcggatcatttttcggatcggtcaagagagaaaaaagaagataaaagcctaaaatgacgtttttgaaaagctttaaaacatacttGTGAAAACATATggagtacttcaaagcataaatatacgcACACACCTTTGAAGtttgaacataaacataaatgtgCTAAACATGACGTTTCTGATtatatttacatgtctggagaccaaatctacaaagaCGGACAGAAaagaattgaataaaaacagattccAGTTAAAAAAGGAGGAGCTCCAGGTTCaaaccctgaggaactccacATCTGGAGTTTGTACCAAACTCATCTGTTTTGTATCTGAGATCAGCCTTCAGGATCTTCCTCATGTTTCTGACTGTCATTCTTGACCCCCCAGGTCCACGTCTTTGACCCCTCCACGCCTCAGCGGCGCCCCGTCCTGGAGGCCGAGTACGGCGAGTACCCGCTGACCGCCCTGTCCCTGACCTCCGCCGGCACCACAGTGGTGGTGGGAAACACCCAGGGCCAGATCGCCCTGCTGGATCTGAGGAAGGGGCTGGTGTGTGGCTGCCTGAAGGGGCTGTCCGGGGGGGTGCGCGGCCTGCAGTGCCACCCCTCCCAGCCGGTGGTGGCGTCCTGCGGGCTGGACCGCTTCCTCCGCATCCACAGTCTGGAGGATCGGCAGCTGCTGCACAAGGTCTACCTGAAGTCACGGCTGAACTGCCTCCTTCTGGCCAGCCGGGAGCTGGAGGAAGGGGCGGGGGGGCAGGGGGAGGGGGAGGTGGAGgtcaaggaggaggaggaggaggatgaggtgTGGGCCTCCTTGGAACAAGTGGAGGAGGAGACCACAAAGAGGAAACCAGCAGAGAAGGACGAGGAGacgcagaaaaagaagaagagaaagaaagggAAGAACTG encodes:
- the LOC112149687 gene encoding protein IWS1 homolog, which gives rise to MDRDEDDFVSGSRSDDGGGTPVQDEHPLSDGEEETRSPSRQSEDEGTNDEDPPPATERGGASGSDSDSEAPGSPNNENKSDSDGEAPPPADSDDDSPVKRRSSGSEDEESPQKRRLSGSDNEDHSSPVKRRGSSSDLEEGAESPKPAPNSDSEDEDAKAPALPNSDSDAETASRRKSAQIDSEEEEKQEEGRGGGKWTGVMESDSEEEGEGGRQRSAAAGSDEEEEKRRDDSEEEKPAKRKKAVLSDSEDEEEEKADKPAPKRSRAVSDEENSDSDDSVGPDRSLAAKLKELGSDSSSEDEREGAGPGKQQDKEKALFGSDSESGDEEEKMIADIFGESGDEEEEEFTGFNQEDLDADKKESKERPQVEESDSDEGVERGGQDTSFMSDFDVMLAKRKAMNSRRRRHRDGGTFISDADDVVSAMITKMNEAAEEDRTLNKQKKPALKKLTLLPQVVMHLKKQDLKETFIDSGVMSAITEWISPLPDKSLPALRIREELLRILQELPSVSQETLKHSKIGRAVMFLYKHPKESRPNKDLALKLINEWSRPIFGLTSNYKGMTREERQQRDLDQQMPQRRRLSSGGQTPRRDLEKQLTGEEKALRPGDPGFCARARVPMPSNKDYVVRPKWNVEGESSRGPVKKGMSRVDKQMRRFADIRRLTKPGHAVKISVEGNRMPL
- the wdr74 gene encoding WD repeat-containing protein 74, whose protein sequence is MGDRSRLCSVWLGSETGILKGISLTRKQAFNFCDTRQLSRDQEVRALCWGDPAESELLLGLVDGTVRTFSTEKGAFTDARRCGDPQDGCFAGLAALGGSTLVSCTESGAVRVWAEDSREPVTQLEAGKAVCRMRQSPVDRNKVATGGKENGLKIWDLQRPEGALFSAKNLRDDWLALRRPHWVRDMAFMPDSDKVVTCTGYHQVHVFDPSTPQRRPVLEAEYGEYPLTALSLTSAGTTVVVGNTQGQIALLDLRKGLVCGCLKGLSGGVRGLQCHPSQPVVASCGLDRFLRIHSLEDRQLLHKVYLKSRLNCLLLASRELEEGAGGQGEGEVEVKEEEEEDEVWASLEQVEEETTKRKPAEKDEETQKKKKRKKGKN